A region of Lycium barbarum isolate Lr01 chromosome 1, ASM1917538v2, whole genome shotgun sequence DNA encodes the following proteins:
- the LOC132630059 gene encoding transcription factor GTE4 isoform X1: MTSGTMMNGENRGSKELQKMPESKVYRRKSFKGLNNVGDVLQHPHSQILGLEDANLSQKIVGSEGSSSLNRSLILENNGILAGSGQENSARINLSFKSKREMREIRRKLQSELDLVRSLVKKIEATDVQKTGPGIDQDSGARPVSVESRPLNQLSVSVVENSHGVGDNVEKEKRTPKVNQFYRNKDFLLAKDKFPPAESNKKSKSKSSAKKVSGPESGHAIPGKLSNQMLKNCRALLERLMKHKHGWVFNQPVDIKALGLHDYFDIIKNPMDLGTVKSRLETNRYTSPKEFAEDVRLTFQNAMTYNPKGQDVHMMADQLNKIFEEKWAPIEADYICELRLLTDSGGKVGPKRTLDRSESTTNLVGSKIKSVTLPQSGRTPAPKKPKAKDPNKREMTYDEKQKLSTCLQNLPSEKLENVVQIIKKRNSSLCQQDDEIEVDIDSVDTETLWELDRFVTNYKKSLSKNKRKIELADQEKREVETNVQEENASPVVVEIPKESKAAEEKGTSSTPAHVENQGKDVSQPSSSNTDSVSSSSDSDSESSAGGGSDAEHSPKS; this comes from the exons ATGACTTCGGGGACAATGATGAACGGTGAAAATCGAGGATCGAAAGAGCTGCAGAAAATGCCTGAAAGCAAAGTCTACAGACGGAAGTCATTCAAAGGGTTGAATAACGTAGGTGATGTGTTACAACATCCACATTCTCAAATCCTAGGTCTGGAAGATGCCAATTTGTCTCAAAAGATTGTTGGTTCAGAAGGTTCTTCGAGTCTGAACCGTTCTCTAATATTGGAGAATAATGGAATATTGGCAGGTAGTGGGCAAGAAAATAGTGCTAGAATCAATTTATCGTTCAAGTCCAAGCGGGAGATGAGAGAGATAAGAAGGAAGCTGCAGAGTGAGTTGGACTTGGTTCGGAGTTTGGTGAAGAAAATCGAGGCAACGGATGTACAGAAAACTGGCCCTGGAATTGATCAGGATAGTGGGGCCCGACCGGTATCTGTTGAGTCCAGGCCTTTGAATCAGTTAAGTGTATCAGTTGTGGAGAACAGCCATGGTGTGGGTGATAATGTGGAGAAGGAGAAGAGGACACCAAAGGTAAACCAATTTTATAGGAATAAAGATTTTTTGTTAGCTAAGGATAAGTTTCCCCCAGCTGAAAGCAACAAAAAGTCGAAATCGAAATCAAGTGCAAAGAAAGTGAGTGGGCCAGAATCAGGACATGCAATACCGGGGAAGTTATCAAATCAAATGCTAAAGAATTGTCGTGCTTTGCTTGAAAGATTGATGAAGCACAAGCATGGTTGGGTGTTTAACCAGCCTGTTGATATAAAGGCTCTTGGTTTACATGACTATTTTGACATTATTAAGAATCCAATGGATCTGGGAACTGTGAAGTCCAGGCTGGAAACAAATCGGTATACCTCTCCTAAAGAATTTGCTGAGGATGTTAGACTTACATTTCAAAATGCTATGACGTATAATCCGAAGGGCCAAGATGTCCATATGATGGCCGATCAACTTAACAAGATATTTGAGGAGAAGTGGGCCCCTATAGAGGCTGATTATATTTGCGAATTGAGATTGTTAACGGACTCTGGAGGAAAAGTGGGCCCCAAGAGGACTTTAGACAGGTCAGAATCAACGACCAATCTCGTTGGTTCCAAGATTAAATCTGTCACTCTCCCCCAATCTGGAAGGACCCCTGCACCAAAGAAGCCGAAAGCAAAGGATCCTAATAAAAGGGAGATGACATATGATGAAAAGCAAAAGCTGAGCACATGCCTACAGAATTTACCTTCTGAAAAGCTTGAAAATGTTGTACAGATAATCAAAAAGAGGAATTCATCTCTATGCCAACAGGATGATGAGATTGAAGTGGATATTGACAGTGTTGATACTGAGACCCTATGGGAGCTTGACAGGTTTGTTACCAATTACAAAAAGAGCTtgagcaagaacaaaagaaaaattgaactTGCTGATCAAGAAAAAAGGGAAGTCGAGACGAATGTTCAGGAGGAG AATGCTAGCCCAGTTGTGgtagaaattccaaaagaaagcaaagcag CAGAAGAGAAAGGCACTTCCTCCACTCCTGCTCATGTAGAAAATCAGGGAAAAGATGTTAGTCAGCCAAGCAGCTCTAACACTGACTCGGTGTCATCATCAAGTG ATTCTGATAGCGAAAGCTCCGCAGGAGGTGGATCCGATGCCGAACATTCACCAAAAAGTTGA
- the LOC132630059 gene encoding transcription factor GTE4 isoform X2 — protein MTSGTMMNGENRGSKELQKMPESKVYRRKSFKGLNNVGDVLQHPHSQILGLEDANLSQKIVGSEGSSSLNRSLILENNGILAGSGQENSARINLSFKSKREMREIRRKLQSELDLVRSLVKKIEATDVQKTGPGIDQDSGARPVSVESRPLNQLSVSVVENSHGVGDNVEKEKRTPKVNQFYRNKDFLLAKDKFPPAESNKKSKSKSSAKKVSGPESGHAIPGKLSNQMLKNCRALLERLMKHKHGWVFNQPVDIKALGLHDYFDIIKNPMDLGTVKSRLETNRYTSPKEFAEDVRLTFQNAMTYNPKGQDVHMMADQLNKIFEEKWAPIEADYICELRLLTDSGGKVGPKRTLDRSESTTNLVGSKIKSVTLPQSGRTPAPKKPKAKDPNKREMTYDEKQKLSTCLQNLPSEKLENVVQIIKKRNSSLCQQDDEIEVDIDSVDTETLWELDRFVTNYKKSLSKNKRKIELADQEKREVETNVQEENASPVVVEIPKESKAEEKGTSSTPAHVENQGKDVSQPSSSNTDSVSSSSDSDSESSAGGGSDAEHSPKS, from the exons ATGACTTCGGGGACAATGATGAACGGTGAAAATCGAGGATCGAAAGAGCTGCAGAAAATGCCTGAAAGCAAAGTCTACAGACGGAAGTCATTCAAAGGGTTGAATAACGTAGGTGATGTGTTACAACATCCACATTCTCAAATCCTAGGTCTGGAAGATGCCAATTTGTCTCAAAAGATTGTTGGTTCAGAAGGTTCTTCGAGTCTGAACCGTTCTCTAATATTGGAGAATAATGGAATATTGGCAGGTAGTGGGCAAGAAAATAGTGCTAGAATCAATTTATCGTTCAAGTCCAAGCGGGAGATGAGAGAGATAAGAAGGAAGCTGCAGAGTGAGTTGGACTTGGTTCGGAGTTTGGTGAAGAAAATCGAGGCAACGGATGTACAGAAAACTGGCCCTGGAATTGATCAGGATAGTGGGGCCCGACCGGTATCTGTTGAGTCCAGGCCTTTGAATCAGTTAAGTGTATCAGTTGTGGAGAACAGCCATGGTGTGGGTGATAATGTGGAGAAGGAGAAGAGGACACCAAAGGTAAACCAATTTTATAGGAATAAAGATTTTTTGTTAGCTAAGGATAAGTTTCCCCCAGCTGAAAGCAACAAAAAGTCGAAATCGAAATCAAGTGCAAAGAAAGTGAGTGGGCCAGAATCAGGACATGCAATACCGGGGAAGTTATCAAATCAAATGCTAAAGAATTGTCGTGCTTTGCTTGAAAGATTGATGAAGCACAAGCATGGTTGGGTGTTTAACCAGCCTGTTGATATAAAGGCTCTTGGTTTACATGACTATTTTGACATTATTAAGAATCCAATGGATCTGGGAACTGTGAAGTCCAGGCTGGAAACAAATCGGTATACCTCTCCTAAAGAATTTGCTGAGGATGTTAGACTTACATTTCAAAATGCTATGACGTATAATCCGAAGGGCCAAGATGTCCATATGATGGCCGATCAACTTAACAAGATATTTGAGGAGAAGTGGGCCCCTATAGAGGCTGATTATATTTGCGAATTGAGATTGTTAACGGACTCTGGAGGAAAAGTGGGCCCCAAGAGGACTTTAGACAGGTCAGAATCAACGACCAATCTCGTTGGTTCCAAGATTAAATCTGTCACTCTCCCCCAATCTGGAAGGACCCCTGCACCAAAGAAGCCGAAAGCAAAGGATCCTAATAAAAGGGAGATGACATATGATGAAAAGCAAAAGCTGAGCACATGCCTACAGAATTTACCTTCTGAAAAGCTTGAAAATGTTGTACAGATAATCAAAAAGAGGAATTCATCTCTATGCCAACAGGATGATGAGATTGAAGTGGATATTGACAGTGTTGATACTGAGACCCTATGGGAGCTTGACAGGTTTGTTACCAATTACAAAAAGAGCTtgagcaagaacaaaagaaaaattgaactTGCTGATCAAGAAAAAAGGGAAGTCGAGACGAATGTTCAGGAGGAG AATGCTAGCCCAGTTGTGgtagaaattccaaaagaaagcaaagcag AAGAGAAAGGCACTTCCTCCACTCCTGCTCATGTAGAAAATCAGGGAAAAGATGTTAGTCAGCCAAGCAGCTCTAACACTGACTCGGTGTCATCATCAAGTG ATTCTGATAGCGAAAGCTCCGCAGGAGGTGGATCCGATGCCGAACATTCACCAAAAAGTTGA